In a genomic window of Candidatus Bathyarchaeota archaeon:
- a CDS encoding DNA methyltransferase yields MPKLFFLLSGENQTLPAAEVKAILEAEGYGYTDPQELDQVLRLESAFDSVKVVQLRSAYTRVCAQELFLSDANMDAITQAVAETDFGAVLKAGESFVVRINRIKNYADTELNTMTLEGQLGKLILGKVPDAKVDLKSADKTFLGIITSEKLILGLKLTDITSKTFSERRPRKKPFFHPSAMPSKMARCMVNLTHAKAESVLLDPFCGTGTSLIEATFIGCRAVGVDAQKRMVVGTKKNLAHFGISAEGLIWGDSRKIPLTKVDAVVTDPPYGRSSSTLKSTTMQLVMDVLAVAHGLLGMGQRICIASPKTLNITRLGEELGFRHVESHFAYVHATLTREIAVFEKVQN; encoded by the coding sequence GTGCCCAAACTCTTCTTTTTACTCTCAGGCGAGAACCAGACGCTGCCTGCAGCTGAGGTCAAGGCGATTTTGGAAGCCGAAGGCTACGGCTACACTGACCCGCAGGAATTGGACCAAGTTCTTCGCTTAGAATCCGCATTCGACAGCGTAAAAGTCGTGCAGCTCCGTTCGGCTTACACGCGGGTCTGCGCACAAGAACTCTTCCTATCCGACGCCAACATGGACGCCATAACCCAAGCCGTAGCAGAAACCGATTTCGGCGCAGTACTCAAGGCAGGCGAAAGCTTTGTGGTGCGCATCAACCGCATAAAAAATTACGCCGACACCGAACTCAACACTATGACGCTGGAAGGTCAGTTGGGGAAACTGATTTTAGGCAAAGTACCTGATGCCAAAGTGGACCTCAAAAGCGCCGACAAAACTTTCCTCGGAATAATCACCAGCGAAAAGCTGATTTTAGGACTCAAACTCACCGACATCACCAGCAAAACCTTCAGCGAACGGCGTCCACGTAAAAAACCATTCTTTCACCCCTCAGCGATGCCCTCAAAGATGGCCCGATGCATGGTAAACCTCACACATGCCAAAGCCGAATCAGTGTTACTGGACCCATTCTGCGGCACTGGTACCTCGCTAATTGAGGCGACTTTCATCGGTTGCCGCGCGGTGGGGGTGGATGCGCAGAAGCGGATGGTTGTGGGCACCAAAAAGAACCTTGCACATTTCGGTATCTCGGCGGAGGGGCTGATTTGGGGTGATTCCCGCAAAATTCCCCTAACTAAAGTGGATGCTGTAGTCACTGACCCACCCTATGGGCGTTCTTCGAGCACTTTGAAGTCAACAACTATGCAGCTGGTCATGGACGTTTTGGCTGTGGCGCATGGCTTGCTGGGGATGGGGCAACGGATTTGTATAGCTTCCCCTAAAACATTGAATATAACGCGGCTCGGCGAAGAGTTGGGCTTTCGGCATGTGGAATCCCACTTTGCCTATGTCCATGCGACGTTGACGCGGGAGATTGCAGTATTCGAAAAGGTGCAAAACTGA
- a CDS encoding ribose-phosphate pyrophosphokinase — protein sequence MKIISGPSSKPLAEAVSAQTGIPNISVSAKIFPDGESYVRIEGDVAGEEVAIIQTTCPPMQDGRLFQLSFLADAAHRAGAKKVTAIVPYLAYARQDKMFLSGEGISIETISRMLKAAGVDDLLTVNIHSEASLATFPFPARTVSAIPLIAKYFVEKGCKGAFALSPDKGAMYIAQQAQAVLGGDAGHLNKTRDRYTGQTVQTAEGLNVAGQTVIILDDIISTGGTIVGAAKILREKGAKHVYCGCVHGLLIGDAEKRILDAGVEEIIGTDSVPGSVSKVSLAPLLSEALKGAV from the coding sequence ATGAAGATTATCTCAGGTCCATCATCCAAACCCCTCGCAGAAGCCGTATCAGCCCAAACCGGCATCCCAAACATATCCGTCTCCGCCAAGATTTTCCCTGACGGCGAATCCTACGTCCGCATCGAAGGAGACGTAGCAGGCGAAGAAGTCGCAATCATCCAAACCACCTGCCCACCAATGCAGGACGGCAGACTATTCCAATTATCTTTCCTTGCTGACGCTGCGCATCGCGCTGGCGCCAAAAAAGTCACCGCAATCGTACCCTACCTTGCGTATGCAAGGCAGGACAAAATGTTCCTCTCAGGCGAGGGCATAAGCATCGAAACCATCTCACGCATGCTCAAAGCCGCAGGCGTAGATGACCTCCTCACAGTCAACATTCACTCCGAAGCCTCCCTCGCCACGTTCCCCTTCCCCGCCCGAACCGTCAGCGCCATCCCCCTCATCGCCAAATACTTCGTCGAGAAAGGCTGCAAAGGCGCATTCGCACTCTCACCCGACAAAGGCGCCATGTACATCGCGCAGCAAGCGCAGGCAGTGCTGGGCGGCGATGCAGGTCACCTTAACAAAACCCGCGACCGCTATACTGGTCAAACCGTGCAAACCGCCGAAGGACTCAACGTGGCGGGACAGACAGTTATTATCCTTGACGACATCATCAGCACCGGCGGCACCATCGTTGGGGCAGCAAAAATCCTCCGCGAAAAAGGCGCCAAACATGTCTACTGCGGCTGCGTCCACGGGCTCCTAATAGGCGACGCTGAAAAACGCATCCTCGACGCGGGCGTAGAGGAAATCATTGGCACCGACAGCGTACCTGGCTCGGTGAGTAAGGTTTCTTTGGCGCCGCTGCTTAGTGAAGCTCTCAAAGGCGCAGTTTAG